The following proteins come from a genomic window of Corallococcus sp. NCRR:
- a CDS encoding phosphoribosyltransferase, with protein sequence MRFRDRAEAGQKLAGVLTPYRSGDVCVLGLTRGGLRVAYEVARALRAPLDLWVARRLRVPGGRLTLGAVTEGGGLYLDPQAAVQAKLPGETLERFVHEEVDDVERQARQLRGGLTPRIRGCMALLVDDGMVTGATMAAALLALKQQGARQRIVAVGVATPRSLELIRSRADAVHALTLDPTLREVSDAYDTFPALSQDELRRWLTRAREASPAQAEGPAPDVAGGWWF encoded by the coding sequence ATGCGTTTCCGGGACAGGGCGGAGGCGGGACAGAAGCTCGCGGGGGTGTTGACGCCCTACCGCTCCGGGGACGTGTGCGTCCTGGGGCTGACACGCGGCGGGCTGCGCGTGGCGTACGAGGTGGCCCGGGCCTTGAGGGCTCCCCTGGACCTGTGGGTGGCGCGCCGGCTGCGCGTGCCGGGGGGCCGCCTCACCCTGGGCGCGGTGACGGAGGGCGGCGGGCTGTACCTGGATCCCCAGGCAGCGGTCCAGGCGAAGCTGCCCGGAGAGACGCTCGAGCGCTTCGTGCACGAGGAGGTGGACGACGTGGAGCGGCAGGCCCGGCAGCTGCGCGGCGGCCTCACGCCGCGCATTCGCGGGTGCATGGCGCTGCTGGTGGATGACGGGATGGTGACGGGCGCCACCATGGCCGCGGCGCTCCTGGCGCTGAAGCAGCAGGGCGCGCGCCAGCGCATCGTGGCGGTGGGCGTGGCGACGCCGCGCTCGCTGGAGCTCATCCGGAGCCGCGCGGACGCGGTGCACGCGCTGACGCTGGACCCCACGCTGCGCGAGGTCTCCGACGCCTACGACACCTTCCCCGCGCTCAGCCAGGACGAGCTGCGGCGCTGGCTCACGCGCGCCCGGGAGGCCAGCCCCGCACAGGCGGAGGGCCCGGCGCCGGACGTGGCGGGCGGGTGGTGGTTCTGA
- a CDS encoding metallophosphoesterase → MRTLFIGDVHGCSSELDALLKACDWTPGDRVVLVGDLVAKGPDSAGVVRRAREHGFQAVKGNHDAHVLRWHGGHASKGKKLKPEHRQVLDTLSAADWAWMERLPSYLRFPELNALAVHAGLVPGVPLEEQREEFLFNLRSIAADGTPSKRLEAGEPWGSLWQGPELVIFGHDAMRGLQKHPFAVGLDSGCVYGGKLTAYVLPEGRFYSVPAARAYMTL, encoded by the coding sequence ATGCGAACGCTCTTCATCGGAGATGTCCACGGCTGTTCCAGTGAGCTGGACGCGCTCCTGAAGGCGTGTGACTGGACGCCCGGCGACCGGGTGGTGCTGGTGGGCGACCTGGTGGCGAAGGGGCCGGACTCCGCGGGCGTGGTGCGGCGGGCGCGCGAGCACGGCTTCCAGGCGGTGAAGGGCAACCACGACGCGCACGTGCTGCGCTGGCACGGGGGCCACGCGTCCAAGGGCAAGAAGCTCAAGCCGGAGCACCGGCAGGTGCTGGACACGCTGAGCGCGGCGGACTGGGCCTGGATGGAGCGGCTGCCCTCCTACCTGCGCTTCCCGGAGCTGAACGCGCTGGCGGTGCACGCGGGGCTGGTGCCGGGCGTGCCGCTGGAGGAGCAGCGGGAGGAGTTCCTCTTCAACCTGCGCAGCATCGCGGCGGACGGGACGCCGTCGAAGCGGCTGGAGGCGGGCGAGCCGTGGGGCAGCCTGTGGCAGGGCCCGGAGCTGGTCATCTTCGGCCACGACGCCATGCGCGGCCTGCAGAAGCACCCCTTCGCGGTGGGCCTGGACTCCGGCTGCGTCTACGGCGGCAAGCTCACCGCGTACGTCCTGCCGGAGGGGCGCTTCTACTCCGTGCCGGCGGCCCGCGCGTACATGACGCTGTAG
- a CDS encoding ribose-phosphate diphosphokinase, whose translation MMPMTPIALVVGSASPHLGRALAQAFGAEPVGVKRERFPDGELHIEVPPEEVRGRRVVILQSSTPPVGENLMELLLLADACWRAGAASLEAVIPYVGYARQDRRARPGEPLGGRLVADMVSHGRFARVFTVDLHNPALEGCFGAPLEHLSALPLLADALRPHVTDTTVVVAPDLGAVKRAEALAKLLGRPWAVVHKARLSGNEVETLGFLGHVRGMRPILVDDMVSTGGTLAAAAKELKGEGCVDDFILATTHALLVGPALERLRGVPVKRLFSTDSVEHRENLPFPHQVVTLAPLLLRALRPDAR comes from the coding sequence ATGATGCCCATGACGCCCATCGCCCTCGTCGTCGGCAGTGCCAGTCCCCACCTCGGCCGTGCGCTCGCCCAGGCGTTCGGCGCGGAGCCGGTGGGAGTGAAGCGGGAGCGCTTCCCGGATGGAGAACTGCACATCGAGGTGCCCCCGGAGGAGGTGCGGGGCCGCCGCGTCGTCATCCTCCAGTCCTCCACGCCGCCCGTGGGTGAGAACCTGATGGAGCTGCTGCTGCTCGCGGACGCGTGCTGGCGGGCGGGCGCGGCCTCGCTGGAGGCGGTGATTCCCTACGTCGGCTACGCGCGCCAGGACCGGCGGGCCCGGCCGGGTGAGCCCCTGGGCGGACGCCTGGTGGCCGACATGGTGTCCCACGGCCGCTTCGCGCGGGTGTTCACCGTGGACCTGCACAACCCGGCGCTGGAGGGCTGCTTCGGCGCGCCGCTGGAGCACCTGTCCGCGCTGCCGCTCTTGGCGGACGCGCTGCGCCCCCACGTCACCGACACGACGGTGGTGGTGGCGCCGGACCTGGGCGCGGTGAAGCGCGCGGAGGCGCTGGCGAAGCTGCTCGGCCGCCCGTGGGCGGTGGTGCACAAGGCGCGGCTGAGCGGCAATGAGGTGGAAACGCTCGGCTTCCTGGGCCACGTGCGCGGCATGCGCCCCATCCTGGTGGACGACATGGTGTCCACCGGCGGCACGCTGGCGGCGGCGGCGAAGGAGCTCAAGGGCGAGGGCTGCGTGGACGACTTCATCCTCGCCACCACGCACGCCCTGCTGGTGGGCCCCGCGCTGGAGCGCCTGCGCGGCGTGCCCGTGAAGCGGCTGTTCAGCACGGACAGTGTGGAGCACCGGGAGAACCTGCCCTTCCCCCACCAGGTGGTGACGCTGGCCCCGCTGCTCTTGCGCGCACTGCGGCCCGACGCGCGTTAG
- the orn gene encoding oligoribonuclease, protein MASRDIRFVWLDLEMTGLDPNTCGIIEVGIIVTGPDLRPLGEFERVVWQPEEMLQRMEPVVREMHTKNGLLEKVRASTSSLRVVEREVTSFIADYCDLGEGILAGNSIHTDRRFLIDHMPMVDRYLHYRMVDVTSLKVITRAWYPALVEPRKPPSGHTALADLRSSISELQYYRDVLFRATPG, encoded by the coding sequence ATGGCTTCCCGTGACATCCGCTTCGTGTGGCTCGACCTGGAGATGACCGGGCTGGACCCCAATACCTGCGGCATCATCGAGGTGGGCATCATCGTCACCGGCCCGGACCTGCGCCCCCTGGGCGAGTTCGAGCGCGTCGTCTGGCAGCCGGAGGAGATGCTCCAGCGCATGGAGCCCGTCGTGCGCGAGATGCACACGAAGAACGGCCTCCTGGAGAAGGTGCGTGCGTCCACGTCGTCCCTGCGCGTGGTGGAGCGCGAGGTGACGTCCTTCATCGCGGACTACTGCGACCTGGGCGAGGGCATCCTCGCGGGCAACTCCATCCACACGGACCGGCGCTTCCTCATCGACCACATGCCCATGGTGGACCGCTACCTGCACTACCGCATGGTGGACGTCACCAGCCTCAAGGTGATTACCCGCGCCTGGTATCCGGCGCTGGTGGAGCCGCGCAAGCCGCCCAGCGGGCACACCGCGCTCGCGGACCTGCGCTCCAGCATCAGCGAGCTGCAGTACTACCGGGACGTCCTCTTCCGCGCGACGCCGGGCTGA
- a CDS encoding M1 family metallopeptidase, with protein MQAPAAPKPPTLRLPDDVRPTKYAIVLKMDPKAEAFEGTVDVMLEVAKATNVIWMHGKGLIVKEATLDQGGVTQTLKASSAGEDFLGLTLEKPLAVGGAKLHLAYTGIASERENSGAFRVNEGGDWYIYTHFEPLDARRAFPSFDEPGFKVPWQLTFHVPEGNVAVTNTPQLADEKGADGWHIYRFAPTQPLPSYLIAFGVGPFDFLPARDAGQKQVKTRIITPRGRASEAAWAAKVTPEILERLEAYFGIPYAYEKLDVLAVPLMGGAMENPGLVTFNSRLALSKPEEDAIWRQRAFASVQVHELAHQWFGDLVTLAWWDDLWLNESFASWMTPRIVESYQPTWDAPVERVQERNGALEADSLVAARFIRQPIQNAGDIENAFDGITYSKGSAVLAMAETWLGRDVFQKGIQRYIRAHAGKNATAKDFLDALSAESGKDVSQVMNSFLDQTGAPFITATLLCDGGKPRVALTQQRYVRLGSKAPEAQSWKVPVCVKYPGAGKDATACTLMTQQKAEVALPEAKACPAWVFPNADGAGYYRMRLSDDTHAKLMKSGLSKLSRAERVVLLSDSLALAQAGLMPAADALPLLTGVAEDPDRQVLEAGLDLMDLVSSRLITEAQEADRARYVRDTFGPRARKLGFKPRAGESEDMRLLRPRLLELAGNEGNDPKLIAEARTLAEAWLKDRKAVAPDVVGPVLAIAVEHGDAALHAKLMEALRVETSRVQRQQLLGGLSHVSDPKLVKANLELLLDPKQDMRENLWLLMGASRDPRTRDTAVEFLKANFDTLVGTDDKPGLLPEGMGSRLPYMGAGYCDAAKRQEVAAFFEPRVNRVPGTERVLRQVLEIVDQCIALKEAQGASIGAFLTGKPAKTPQAPPAPR; from the coding sequence GTGCAGGCACCTGCCGCGCCCAAGCCGCCCACGCTGCGGCTGCCGGACGACGTGCGGCCCACGAAGTACGCCATCGTCCTGAAGATGGATCCGAAGGCGGAGGCCTTCGAAGGCACCGTCGACGTCATGCTGGAGGTGGCCAAGGCCACGAACGTCATCTGGATGCATGGCAAGGGCCTCATCGTGAAGGAGGCCACGCTGGATCAGGGGGGCGTCACCCAGACGCTCAAGGCCTCCTCCGCCGGCGAGGACTTCCTCGGCCTGACGCTGGAGAAGCCGCTGGCCGTGGGCGGCGCGAAGCTGCACCTCGCGTACACGGGCATCGCGTCCGAGCGCGAGAACTCCGGTGCCTTCCGCGTCAACGAGGGCGGCGACTGGTACATCTACACCCACTTCGAGCCGCTGGACGCCCGCCGCGCCTTCCCGTCCTTCGACGAGCCCGGCTTCAAGGTGCCGTGGCAGCTCACCTTCCACGTGCCGGAAGGCAACGTGGCCGTCACCAACACGCCGCAGCTCGCGGACGAGAAGGGCGCGGACGGCTGGCACATCTACCGCTTCGCCCCCACGCAGCCCCTGCCCAGCTACCTCATCGCCTTCGGCGTGGGCCCGTTCGACTTCCTGCCCGCGCGCGACGCGGGGCAGAAGCAGGTGAAGACGCGCATCATCACGCCGCGCGGCCGGGCGAGTGAGGCCGCGTGGGCCGCGAAGGTGACGCCGGAAATCCTGGAGCGCCTGGAGGCCTACTTCGGCATCCCCTACGCCTACGAGAAGCTGGACGTGCTCGCGGTGCCGCTGATGGGCGGCGCCATGGAGAACCCGGGCCTGGTCACGTTCAACTCGCGCCTCGCCCTGTCGAAGCCGGAGGAGGACGCCATCTGGCGCCAGCGCGCGTTCGCGAGCGTGCAGGTGCACGAACTGGCGCACCAGTGGTTCGGCGACCTGGTCACCCTGGCGTGGTGGGACGACCTGTGGCTCAACGAGTCCTTCGCCTCGTGGATGACCCCGCGCATCGTGGAGTCGTACCAGCCCACGTGGGACGCGCCGGTGGAGCGCGTGCAGGAGCGCAACGGCGCGCTGGAGGCGGACAGCCTAGTGGCCGCGCGCTTCATCCGTCAGCCCATCCAGAACGCGGGCGACATCGAGAACGCCTTCGACGGCATCACCTACAGCAAGGGCAGCGCGGTGCTGGCCATGGCGGAGACGTGGCTGGGCCGGGACGTCTTCCAGAAGGGCATCCAGCGCTACATCCGCGCGCACGCGGGGAAGAACGCCACCGCGAAGGACTTCCTGGACGCGCTGTCCGCCGAGTCCGGCAAGGACGTGTCCCAGGTGATGAACAGCTTCCTGGACCAGACGGGCGCGCCCTTCATCACCGCGACCCTGCTGTGTGACGGCGGCAAGCCGCGCGTGGCTCTCACCCAGCAGCGCTACGTGCGCCTGGGCTCCAAGGCCCCGGAGGCGCAGTCGTGGAAGGTTCCGGTGTGCGTGAAGTACCCGGGCGCGGGCAAGGACGCCACCGCGTGTACGCTGATGACGCAGCAGAAGGCGGAGGTCGCGCTGCCGGAGGCGAAGGCGTGCCCGGCGTGGGTGTTCCCCAACGCGGACGGCGCGGGCTACTACCGCATGCGCCTGTCCGACGACACGCACGCGAAGCTGATGAAGTCCGGCCTGTCGAAGCTGTCGCGCGCGGAGCGCGTGGTGCTCTTGAGTGACTCGCTGGCGCTCGCGCAGGCGGGGCTGATGCCCGCGGCGGACGCGCTGCCGCTGCTCACCGGCGTGGCGGAGGACCCGGACCGGCAGGTGCTGGAGGCGGGCCTGGACCTGATGGACCTGGTGTCGTCGCGGCTGATCACGGAGGCGCAGGAGGCGGACCGCGCCCGCTACGTCCGTGACACCTTCGGGCCGCGCGCGCGCAAGCTGGGCTTCAAGCCGCGCGCCGGTGAGAGCGAGGACATGCGCCTGTTGCGTCCGCGCCTGCTGGAGCTCGCCGGCAACGAGGGCAACGACCCGAAGCTCATCGCGGAGGCGCGCACGCTGGCGGAAGCGTGGCTCAAGGACCGCAAGGCGGTGGCGCCGGACGTCGTGGGCCCGGTGCTCGCCATCGCGGTGGAGCACGGGGACGCGGCCCTGCACGCGAAGCTGATGGAGGCCCTGCGCGTGGAGACGAGCCGCGTCCAGCGCCAGCAGCTCCTGGGCGGCCTGAGCCACGTCTCGGACCCCAAGCTGGTGAAGGCGAACCTGGAGCTGCTGCTCGACCCGAAGCAGGACATGCGTGAGAACCTGTGGCTGCTGATGGGCGCGTCGCGCGACCCGCGCACCCGCGACACCGCGGTGGAGTTCCTGAAGGCGAACTTCGACACGTTGGTGGGCACGGACGACAAGCCGGGCCTGTTGCCGGAGGGCATGGGCTCGCGGCTGCCGTACATGGGCGCCGGCTACTGCGACGCGGCCAAGCGCCAGGAGGTGGCCGCCTTCTTCGAGCCGCGCGTGAACCGGGTGCCCGGCACCGAGCGCGTGCTGCGGCAGGTGCTGGAGATCGTGGACCAGTGCATCGCGCTGAAGGAGGCCCAGGGCGCGAGCATCGGGGCCTTCCTGACCGGCAAGCCCGCGAAGACGCCGCAGGCGCCGCCCGCGCCCCGGTAG
- a CDS encoding enoyl-CoA hydratase produces MSDTLLTQLDAGVFSVTFNRPEKKNAFTHAMYEAATAALQEAERREDVRVVLLSGAGGAFTAGNDIGDFLEHPPTGEDSAVFQYLRALAGLTKPVLAAVEGAAVGIGTTMLLHCDYVVAGEKARFSMPFVNLGLCAEGASSLLLPRAAGFALASELLLFGDPFDAATALRAGIINKAVPEAQLKDVATERARALAQRPAQALKVTKALIRGPLREQVDAALKREGAEFVQRLASDEAKEAFMSFMSRGRK; encoded by the coding sequence ATGTCCGACACGCTTCTGACGCAGCTCGACGCCGGGGTCTTCTCCGTCACCTTCAACCGGCCGGAGAAGAAGAACGCCTTCACCCACGCCATGTACGAGGCCGCCACCGCCGCCCTCCAGGAGGCGGAGCGCCGCGAGGACGTCCGGGTGGTGCTCCTGTCCGGCGCGGGCGGCGCGTTCACCGCGGGCAACGACATTGGCGACTTCCTGGAGCACCCGCCCACGGGCGAGGACAGCGCGGTGTTCCAGTACCTGCGCGCCCTGGCCGGCCTGACGAAGCCCGTGCTCGCGGCGGTGGAGGGCGCGGCGGTGGGCATTGGCACCACCATGCTGCTGCACTGCGACTACGTGGTGGCCGGGGAGAAGGCGCGCTTCAGCATGCCCTTCGTCAACCTGGGCCTGTGCGCGGAAGGCGCCAGCAGCCTGCTCCTGCCGCGCGCGGCGGGCTTCGCGCTGGCGTCGGAGCTGCTGCTCTTCGGAGACCCGTTCGACGCGGCCACCGCGCTGCGCGCCGGCATCATCAACAAGGCGGTCCCGGAGGCGCAGCTGAAGGACGTGGCCACCGAGCGCGCCCGCGCCCTGGCCCAGCGCCCCGCCCAGGCGTTGAAGGTGACGAAGGCGCTCATCCGAGGCCCGCTGCGGGAGCAGGTGGACGCGGCCCTCAAGCGCGAGGGCGCCGAGTTCGTCCAGCGCCTCGCGTCCGACGAAGCGAAGGAAGCCTTCATGTCCTTCATGTCGCGCGGCCGGAAGTAG
- a CDS encoding lysophospholipid acyltransferase family protein: MSAPLSSHPLPPQTNTPPEGKRPPEHLRRIIGSPPGPLVAFLTRGVWALLTALSPKARDALARFVASLAYSLGIRRKVALDNLAHAMPEKSEAERHDIARGAYLTMARVVVESLPSGDRMTPDWDQQGIEGEEAFAALKAHVATGKGALLVTAHFGNWELVGQMLIRWGIPLNALVRPLKGALNTRIAVNRLGAGAGLIYPKGAIQEITDAVNRGESAYMLLDQALPAKSAVFVPFFGRLASTTPAMAVAAERTGVPVFVVMGVRPPGPGARYRLEVEGPILPPRPGECADPITEHTARVTAALERAIRRHPEQWLWLHRRWKVQPPALTTAPSPGLTEGTPSK, from the coding sequence GTGTCCGCTCCCCTCTCCTCGCATCCGCTGCCACCGCAAACCAACACCCCTCCCGAGGGGAAAAGACCGCCGGAGCACCTGCGCCGCATCATCGGCTCACCGCCGGGCCCCCTCGTGGCGTTCCTGACGCGCGGCGTCTGGGCGCTGCTCACCGCGTTGTCGCCGAAGGCGCGGGATGCGCTCGCTCGCTTCGTGGCGAGCCTGGCCTACTCGCTGGGCATCCGCCGCAAGGTGGCGCTGGACAACCTGGCGCACGCGATGCCCGAGAAGAGTGAAGCCGAGCGCCACGACATCGCGCGAGGCGCGTACCTCACCATGGCGCGCGTGGTGGTGGAGTCGCTGCCGTCCGGGGACCGGATGACGCCGGACTGGGACCAGCAGGGCATCGAGGGCGAGGAGGCGTTCGCGGCGCTGAAGGCGCACGTGGCCACGGGCAAGGGCGCGCTGCTGGTGACGGCGCACTTCGGCAACTGGGAGCTGGTGGGCCAGATGCTGATCCGCTGGGGCATCCCGCTCAACGCGCTGGTGCGTCCGCTCAAGGGCGCGCTGAACACGCGCATCGCGGTGAACCGGCTGGGCGCGGGCGCGGGGCTCATCTACCCGAAGGGCGCCATCCAGGAGATCACCGACGCGGTGAACCGCGGCGAGTCCGCGTACATGCTGCTGGACCAGGCGCTGCCCGCGAAGTCCGCGGTGTTCGTGCCCTTCTTCGGCCGGCTCGCGTCCACGACGCCCGCCATGGCGGTGGCCGCGGAGCGCACGGGCGTGCCGGTGTTCGTGGTGATGGGCGTGCGGCCTCCGGGTCCGGGCGCGCGCTACAGGCTGGAGGTGGAGGGCCCCATCCTCCCGCCCAGGCCCGGCGAGTGCGCGGACCCCATCACCGAGCACACCGCGCGCGTCACTGCTGCATTGGAGCGCGCCATCCGCCGGCACCCGGAGCAGTGGCTGTGGCTGCACCGCCGCTGGAAGGTGCAGCCCCCGGCGCTCACGACGGCGCCGTCGCCCGGCCTCACCGAGGGCACGCCGTCGAAGTAG
- the alr gene encoding alanine racemase, producing MEEVGVGLGAGPGDAVYSSWLEVSASHLRHNVAAFRALESTGPTPRALGAVLKGNAYGHGLAQVLPLVHAGVDVLYFIAPQDALTVRAHEARHGLPARQVVVLGAVAPEEAVVLAHQGIDVVVADRSWADAVPSLRAAKLVRPLRVHVHIDTGLGREGFTLDQLPRDTAFLAEAADVFEPVGVLSHFANTEDVTEQAYALAQLDAFETALGHLTAQLKPAKPLQRHIAASAAALVLPRARYEAARVGISLYGLWPSPETRLSARLVLGELPVLKPVLSWRCKSQVVKWLPAGAYVGYGCTYRCPEPTRIAVLPVGYYDGYPRLASGKAHVLVNGRRCAVLGRVMMNHLMVDVTRATSDERPVTATLLGRDGEESVSAESLSGWAQTIHYELVTRLGAHLRRVVVE from the coding sequence GTGGAAGAAGTCGGTGTGGGGCTCGGAGCCGGGCCTGGTGACGCGGTGTACTCCTCGTGGCTGGAGGTGAGCGCGTCCCACCTCAGGCACAACGTGGCGGCGTTCCGCGCGTTGGAGTCCACCGGCCCCACACCCCGGGCGCTGGGCGCGGTGCTCAAGGGCAACGCCTACGGCCACGGCCTGGCCCAGGTGCTGCCGCTGGTGCACGCGGGCGTGGACGTCCTCTACTTCATCGCGCCGCAGGACGCGCTCACGGTGCGCGCGCACGAAGCCCGGCACGGCCTGCCCGCGCGGCAGGTGGTGGTGCTGGGCGCGGTGGCCCCGGAGGAGGCCGTGGTGCTGGCGCACCAGGGCATCGACGTGGTGGTGGCGGACCGCTCCTGGGCGGACGCGGTGCCTTCCTTGCGCGCGGCGAAGCTGGTGCGCCCCCTGCGCGTGCACGTGCACATCGACACGGGCCTGGGCCGCGAGGGCTTCACGTTGGATCAGCTTCCGCGCGACACGGCGTTCCTCGCGGAAGCCGCGGACGTGTTCGAGCCGGTGGGCGTGCTCAGCCACTTCGCCAACACGGAGGACGTGACGGAGCAGGCGTACGCGCTGGCGCAGTTGGACGCGTTCGAGACGGCGCTGGGGCACCTCACGGCGCAGCTGAAGCCCGCGAAGCCGTTGCAGCGGCACATCGCCGCGAGCGCCGCGGCGCTGGTGCTGCCCCGGGCGCGCTACGAGGCGGCGCGGGTGGGCATCTCGCTGTACGGCCTGTGGCCCTCGCCGGAGACGCGGCTGTCCGCGAGGCTGGTGCTGGGGGAGTTGCCGGTGCTCAAGCCGGTGCTGTCGTGGCGCTGCAAGAGCCAGGTGGTGAAGTGGCTGCCCGCGGGCGCGTACGTGGGCTACGGCTGCACGTACCGCTGCCCGGAGCCCACGCGCATCGCCGTCCTGCCGGTGGGCTACTACGACGGCTATCCGCGCCTCGCGTCCGGCAAGGCGCACGTGCTGGTGAACGGGCGGCGGTGCGCGGTGCTCGGCCGCGTGATGATGAACCACCTGATGGTGGACGTGACGCGCGCCACGTCCGACGAGCGTCCGGTGACGGCCACGCTCCTGGGCCGCGATGGAGAGGAGTCCGTGTCCGCCGAGTCCCTGTCCGGCTGGGCGCAGACCATCCACTACGAGTTGGTGACGCGCCTGGGCGCGCACCTGCGCCGCGTCGTCGTGGAGTAG
- a CDS encoding response regulator, translated as MKRLLIVDDELAIVEALEDILSLEGYDIVTAYNGDEGLQRLLASKPDLVLLDLMMPVMDGGELLRRIRAHPDLCDLPVVVMSAGRLTDEERRASSHFLAKPFELDDLLGTIQKQLPADGALA; from the coding sequence ATGAAGCGGTTGCTCATCGTGGACGACGAGCTCGCCATCGTGGAGGCGCTCGAGGACATCCTGTCCCTGGAGGGCTACGACATCGTCACCGCGTACAACGGCGACGAGGGCCTCCAGCGGCTCCTGGCGTCCAAGCCGGACCTGGTGCTGTTGGATTTGATGATGCCGGTGATGGACGGCGGAGAGCTGCTGCGCCGCATCCGCGCCCACCCGGACCTGTGCGACCTGCCCGTGGTGGTGATGAGCGCGGGCCGCCTCACGGACGAGGAGCGCCGCGCCAGCTCCCACTTCCTCGCCAAGCCCTTCGAGCTGGACGACCTGCTGGGCACCATCCAGAAGCAGCTGCCCGCGGACGGGGCCCTCGCCTGA
- a CDS encoding archease, which translates to MDVETVHAEDRRPRTHWEHFTHDELLGVRGVGRSMEQAFEMAALGLCALVTDPRSVEAHEELEVDCQSADHDQLLADWLRAVVGAMAGRRLRFQCFVVRLDGLNLFGHGFGERAGQARHGTHVALTGASLTQVSVRQGPEGVWTAEALVDF; encoded by the coding sequence ATGGATGTGGAAACCGTGCACGCGGAAGACCGCCGGCCCCGGACGCACTGGGAGCACTTCACCCACGATGAGCTGCTCGGGGTGCGGGGCGTGGGCCGCTCCATGGAGCAGGCCTTCGAGATGGCGGCGCTGGGACTCTGCGCGTTGGTGACGGACCCTCGGAGCGTGGAAGCGCACGAGGAGCTGGAGGTGGACTGCCAGTCCGCGGACCATGACCAGCTGCTCGCGGACTGGCTCCGCGCGGTGGTGGGCGCGATGGCCGGACGGCGCCTGCGCTTCCAGTGCTTCGTGGTGCGGCTGGACGGGCTGAACCTCTTCGGCCACGGCTTCGGCGAGCGCGCGGGACAGGCGCGCCATGGCACCCACGTGGCGCTGACGGGCGCGTCGCTCACCCAGGTGTCCGTGCGCCAGGGGCCGGAGGGCGTGTGGACCGCCGAGGCGCTGGTGGACTTCTAG
- a CDS encoding sigma-70 family RNA polymerase sigma factor, which yields MTARGKTEPAGALSVLQERLAQALEAARQSWPGIPLEGPRFAAHLARLVPADGHEDAWGRLHMADVYLARAAADGVPAALATFEERLMPEVDAAVARLKLPAAGLDEVRQALRQRMLVGSAEAPARLAAYPGTGPLAGWVRAAALWLALDWQRQRSGQAQSEDGDLSMLVAPGDDPELAYLKQTYRAEFSASFQAALAALSARQRNFLRLKYLDGLGIDQLGALYGVHRSTAARWVVGAQEELLDGTRQRLTERLRLTRSQLDSVLRLISSQLDVSLSRLLRTPSE from the coding sequence ATGACCGCCCGAGGAAAGACGGAGCCGGCAGGCGCCCTCTCCGTCCTCCAGGAGCGGCTGGCCCAGGCCCTGGAAGCGGCCCGGCAGTCCTGGCCGGGCATCCCCCTGGAGGGGCCGCGCTTCGCTGCGCACCTGGCCCGGCTGGTGCCCGCGGACGGCCACGAGGACGCCTGGGGCCGGCTGCACATGGCGGACGTGTACCTGGCCCGGGCGGCGGCGGACGGCGTGCCCGCGGCGCTGGCCACCTTCGAGGAGCGCCTGATGCCGGAGGTGGACGCGGCGGTGGCGCGGCTGAAGCTGCCCGCGGCCGGGCTGGATGAGGTCCGTCAGGCGCTGCGCCAGCGGATGCTGGTGGGCAGCGCGGAGGCCCCGGCGCGGCTGGCGGCGTACCCGGGCACGGGGCCGCTGGCGGGCTGGGTGCGCGCGGCGGCGCTGTGGCTGGCGCTGGACTGGCAGCGGCAGCGCTCGGGGCAGGCGCAGTCGGAGGACGGCGACCTGTCCATGCTGGTGGCGCCGGGGGACGACCCGGAGCTGGCGTACCTCAAGCAGACGTACCGCGCGGAGTTCAGCGCGTCGTTCCAGGCGGCGCTGGCGGCCCTGTCCGCGCGGCAGCGCAACTTCCTGCGGCTGAAGTACCTGGACGGGCTGGGCATCGACCAGTTGGGGGCGCTGTACGGCGTGCACCGCTCCACGGCGGCGCGGTGGGTGGTGGGCGCGCAGGAGGAGCTGCTGGACGGGACGCGGCAGCGGCTGACGGAGCGGCTGCGGCTGACGCGCTCCCAGCTGGACAGCGTGCTGCGGCTCATCTCCAGCCAGCTGGACGTGAGCCTGAGCCGGCTGTTGCGCACGCCCTCCGAGTAA